A region of Streptomyces sp. NBC_01267 DNA encodes the following proteins:
- a CDS encoding N-acyl-D-amino-acid deacylase family protein, giving the protein MLDHLIRNATVVDGTGAPSYVADLGIRDGRIAVIAEPGTVPEPATTTEDATGLVLAPGFVDPHTHYDAQLFWDPYATPSMNHGVTTVAGGNCGFTLAPLNPDRPDDADYTRRMMSKVEGMSLVALEEGAPWNWSTFAEYLDALDGRTAVNAGFMVGHCALRRHVMGPDAIGGQPTGEQLAEMLRIFHEAMDAGAWGFSTTQSSTHSDGDGKPVASRHAGPAELLALSKAVGEHEGTQIEAIVSGCLDQFSDAEIDLFVEMSAAAGRPLNWNVLTIDAAEPDRVPRQLGASERARAAGGRIVALTMPILTPMNMSLGTFCALNLIPGWGDILSLPVPERIAKLRDPDVRAEMLRRADSKEAGVFRRLANFGRYVIGDTYSDANEGLSGRVVNDIAAERGQEPFHCLVEICANDQLRTVLWPMPTDNDPDSWALRQRTWEHEDVMLGGSDAGAHLDRMCGAPYTTRFLGDCLRGRKLVGLEAAVKMLTDDPAQLFGLRERGRIEEGFHADLVLFDPERIAAGPATLVHDLPGDSPRLDSRAIGIVSVRVNGVETIRDDEITGAVPGTVLRSGRDTRTVATK; this is encoded by the coding sequence ATGCTCGACCACCTCATCCGCAACGCAACCGTCGTGGACGGCACCGGCGCCCCCTCGTACGTCGCCGACCTCGGCATCCGGGACGGCCGTATCGCCGTCATCGCCGAACCCGGCACCGTCCCCGAGCCCGCCACCACCACCGAGGACGCCACCGGCCTCGTCCTCGCCCCGGGTTTCGTCGACCCGCACACGCACTACGACGCCCAGCTGTTCTGGGACCCGTACGCCACCCCGTCCATGAACCACGGCGTGACCACCGTCGCCGGCGGCAACTGCGGCTTCACCCTCGCCCCGCTCAACCCGGACCGGCCCGACGACGCCGACTACACGCGCCGCATGATGTCCAAGGTCGAGGGCATGTCGCTGGTCGCGCTGGAAGAGGGCGCGCCCTGGAACTGGTCGACGTTCGCCGAGTACCTGGACGCCCTGGACGGCCGTACCGCGGTCAACGCCGGTTTCATGGTGGGACACTGCGCCCTGCGCAGGCACGTCATGGGCCCCGACGCGATCGGCGGGCAGCCCACCGGGGAGCAACTGGCCGAGATGCTGCGGATCTTCCACGAGGCGATGGACGCGGGCGCCTGGGGGTTCTCCACCACGCAGTCCTCCACCCACTCCGACGGTGACGGCAAGCCCGTCGCCTCCCGGCACGCCGGGCCCGCCGAACTGCTCGCCCTGTCGAAGGCGGTCGGGGAGCACGAGGGCACCCAGATCGAGGCGATCGTCTCCGGGTGCCTCGACCAGTTCAGCGACGCGGAGATCGATCTCTTCGTGGAGATGAGCGCAGCCGCGGGCCGGCCGCTCAACTGGAACGTGCTGACGATCGACGCCGCCGAACCCGACCGCGTACCGCGCCAGCTCGGCGCCAGCGAACGGGCGCGCGCCGCGGGCGGCCGGATCGTCGCGCTGACCATGCCGATCCTCACCCCGATGAACATGTCGCTGGGCACCTTCTGCGCGCTGAACCTGATCCCCGGCTGGGGCGACATCCTGTCGCTGCCGGTGCCCGAGCGGATCGCGAAGCTGCGCGACCCCGACGTACGGGCGGAGATGCTGCGCCGCGCGGACAGCAAGGAGGCCGGGGTCTTCCGGCGGCTCGCCAACTTCGGGCGGTACGTCATCGGCGACACCTACTCCGACGCCAACGAAGGACTCAGCGGCCGGGTGGTGAACGACATCGCCGCCGAGCGCGGCCAGGAGCCGTTCCACTGCCTCGTCGAGATCTGCGCCAACGACCAGCTGCGCACGGTCCTCTGGCCGATGCCCACCGACAACGACCCGGACTCCTGGGCGCTGCGGCAGCGGACCTGGGAACACGAGGACGTCATGCTCGGCGGTTCGGACGCGGGCGCGCACCTGGACCGGATGTGCGGCGCCCCGTACACCACCCGTTTCCTCGGGGACTGCCTGCGCGGCCGGAAGCTCGTCGGCCTCGAAGCGGCGGTGAAGATGCTGACGGACGACCCGGCGCAGCTGTTCGGGCTGCGTGAGCGGGGCCGGATCGAGGAGGGCTTCCACGCGGACCTGGTGCTCTTCGACCCGGAACGGATAGCGGCGGGGCCCGCGACGCTCGTGCACGACCTGCCCGGCGACAGCCCCCGCCTCGACTCGCGGGCCATCGGCATCGTGTCGGTACGGGTCAACGGGGTCGAGACCATCAGGGACGACGAGATCACCGGCGCGGTACCGGGCACGGTGCTCCGCTCCGGCCGCGACACCAGGACGGTGGCCACCAAGTGA
- a CDS encoding LLM class flavin-dependent oxidoreductase, with product MEFGLFVQGYVPKKRAQADPEAEHKALIEETEYVIQADKSNFKYAWVSEHHFLEEYSHISASDVYLGYLAHATDRIHLGSGIFNPLAPVNHPVKVAEKVAMMDHLSRGRFEFGSGRGAGSHEILGFMPGITDMNHTKEIWEETIAEFPKMWLQDEYTGFQGKHWSLPPRKVLPKPYGKSHPAMWYAAGSPASYAMAGRKGLGVLGFSVQKVSDMEWVVESYKNAVKEAKAVGDFVNDNVMVTSTAICAETHDKAVEIAVNGGLNYLQSLLFRYHDTFPRPEGIPEWPELLPEYSAEIIELLIAEELMICGDPGEVLQQCKRWEQAGADQLSFGLPIGISPEDTLNSIKLIGEHVIPQIDTDPVHRTTRFRQAAGA from the coding sequence TTGGAATTCGGGCTCTTTGTACAGGGATACGTACCGAAGAAGCGCGCCCAGGCCGATCCCGAGGCCGAGCACAAGGCGCTCATCGAGGAGACCGAGTACGTCATCCAGGCGGACAAGTCCAACTTCAAGTACGCCTGGGTCTCCGAGCACCACTTCCTGGAGGAGTACTCGCACATCTCCGCCAGTGACGTGTACCTCGGGTACCTCGCACACGCCACGGACCGCATCCACCTCGGATCGGGCATCTTCAATCCGCTGGCACCCGTCAACCACCCCGTCAAGGTCGCCGAGAAGGTGGCCATGATGGACCACCTGTCGCGGGGCCGCTTCGAGTTCGGCTCGGGGCGCGGCGCCGGGAGCCACGAGATCCTGGGGTTCATGCCGGGTATCACCGACATGAACCACACCAAGGAGATCTGGGAAGAGACGATCGCCGAGTTCCCCAAGATGTGGCTCCAGGACGAGTACACCGGCTTCCAGGGCAAGCACTGGTCCCTGCCGCCGCGCAAGGTCCTGCCCAAGCCGTACGGGAAGTCGCACCCGGCCATGTGGTACGCCGCCGGGTCGCCCGCCTCGTACGCCATGGCGGGCCGGAAGGGCCTCGGCGTACTGGGGTTCAGCGTCCAGAAGGTCTCGGACATGGAGTGGGTCGTCGAGTCCTACAAGAACGCGGTGAAGGAGGCCAAGGCGGTCGGCGACTTCGTCAACGACAACGTCATGGTGACCTCGACCGCGATCTGCGCCGAGACGCACGACAAGGCGGTGGAGATCGCCGTCAACGGCGGGCTGAACTACCTGCAGTCGCTGCTGTTCCGCTACCACGACACCTTCCCGAGGCCGGAGGGCATTCCGGAGTGGCCGGAACTCCTGCCGGAGTACAGCGCGGAGATCATCGAGCTGCTGATCGCCGAGGAGCTGATGATCTGCGGCGATCCCGGCGAGGTGCTCCAGCAGTGCAAGCGGTGGGAGCAGGCGGGGGCGGACCAGCTGTCGTTCGGGCTGCCGATCGGCATCTCGCCCGAGGACACGCTCAACTCGATCAAGCTGATCGGTGAGCACGTGATCCCGCAGATCGACACGGATCCGGTGCACCGGACGACCCGCTTCCGCCAGGCGGCGGGGGCCTGA
- a CDS encoding SDR family NAD(P)-dependent oxidoreductase — MGKLDGRVVVITGAARGQGEQEARLFVAEGAKVLLGDVLDEQGSALAKELGEAAVYVHLDVTQEADWTAAAAAGKAAFGKVDGLVNNAGILRFNELVSTPLDEFQQVVQVNQVGAFLGIRTIAPEIEAAGGGTIVNTASYTALTGMAFVGSYAATKAAIVGLTRVAAMELAAKGIRVNAMCPGAIDTPMSNPAQLDPTADPAESSAALDELYKKLVPLGRVGKPDEVAKLALFLSGEDSSYITGQPFVIDGGWLAGVSIF; from the coding sequence ATGGGCAAGCTCGACGGGCGGGTCGTCGTCATCACCGGCGCGGCGCGCGGGCAGGGCGAGCAGGAGGCACGGCTGTTCGTCGCCGAGGGGGCGAAGGTCCTCCTCGGCGACGTACTGGACGAGCAGGGATCGGCGCTGGCCAAGGAGTTGGGGGAGGCCGCCGTCTACGTCCACCTCGACGTGACGCAGGAGGCGGACTGGACGGCCGCCGCCGCAGCGGGCAAGGCGGCCTTCGGCAAGGTCGACGGGCTGGTCAACAACGCGGGCATCCTGCGCTTCAACGAGCTGGTGTCGACGCCGCTGGACGAGTTCCAGCAGGTGGTGCAGGTCAACCAGGTCGGCGCGTTCCTCGGGATACGCACCATCGCCCCCGAGATCGAGGCGGCGGGCGGCGGGACCATCGTCAACACCGCCTCGTACACGGCGCTGACCGGCATGGCCTTCGTGGGTTCGTACGCCGCGACCAAGGCCGCCATCGTCGGGCTGACCCGGGTGGCGGCGATGGAACTGGCCGCGAAGGGGATCCGGGTCAACGCGATGTGCCCGGGGGCCATCGACACCCCCATGAGCAACCCGGCGCAGCTCGACCCCACCGCGGACCCCGCCGAGTCCTCGGCGGCCCTCGACGAGCTGTACAAGAAGCTGGTGCCGCTTGGGCGGGTGGGCAAGCCGGACGAGGTCGCCAAGCTGGCGCTCTTCCTGTCCGGCGAGGACTCCTCGTACATCACCGGGCAGCCGTTCGTCATCGACGGCGGCTGGCTGGCCGGCGTGAGCATCTTCTGA
- a CDS encoding aldehyde dehydrogenase family protein yields MSAEQGLFIDGEWVAPDRGHYDVINPATEESVGPAPEASREQVYAAAAAARAAFAGWSRTKPEERAAILDRAAGIMQREFLPYAELAQAESGATTGTARGMQVGVGVSRFRRYAKGALEPVETGLPPQINEAGPMGKAGVFGALAVRQPVGVVTCITSYNNPWANPAGKIAPALAMGNTVVVKPAPQDPLSVYRMAEALAEAGVPRGVVNVVSGTRTEVGEAAVDSPDVDMVSFTGSTGVGRSIAEVCGRGMKRQLMELGGKGAAVVFDDADLDSAVAGIGTTFAFYSGQICTAPTRVLAQRGIYDQLVTQLAAYMGYLKVGDPTVRGTVVGPVISAAHRDRIESYVELGRKEGATVVAGGERPAFDKGFYVTPTLLADCTNDMRVVREEIFGPVVVVVPFDDEEEGIALANDSEYGLLDYVWSGDVAKAFRVARQLRAGGVGVNTIGRNMEAPFGGFKQSGVGRDVGSYALHAYSETQSIVWPG; encoded by the coding sequence GTGAGTGCGGAACAAGGTCTGTTCATCGACGGCGAGTGGGTCGCACCCGACCGCGGCCACTACGACGTGATCAACCCGGCGACCGAGGAGAGCGTGGGCCCGGCGCCGGAGGCCAGCCGCGAGCAGGTGTACGCGGCGGCGGCAGCCGCCCGAGCGGCCTTCGCCGGCTGGTCGCGTACGAAGCCGGAGGAGCGGGCGGCGATCCTCGACCGGGCCGCCGGCATCATGCAGCGGGAGTTCCTGCCGTACGCGGAACTCGCCCAGGCGGAGAGCGGCGCCACCACCGGCACCGCGCGCGGGATGCAGGTCGGGGTGGGCGTGTCCCGCTTCCGGCGGTACGCGAAGGGCGCCCTGGAACCGGTCGAGACCGGGCTGCCCCCGCAGATCAACGAAGCCGGGCCGATGGGCAAGGCAGGCGTCTTCGGCGCGCTCGCCGTGCGCCAGCCGGTCGGGGTCGTCACCTGCATCACCTCGTACAACAACCCCTGGGCCAACCCGGCGGGCAAGATCGCACCCGCGCTCGCCATGGGCAACACGGTGGTCGTGAAACCCGCCCCGCAGGACCCGCTCTCCGTCTACCGCATGGCGGAGGCGCTGGCCGAGGCCGGTGTGCCGCGCGGGGTGGTGAACGTGGTCAGCGGGACCCGTACGGAGGTGGGCGAGGCGGCCGTCGACTCCCCGGACGTCGACATGGTCAGCTTCACCGGCTCCACCGGCGTCGGCCGGAGCATCGCGGAGGTCTGCGGCCGGGGCATGAAACGGCAGCTGATGGAGCTCGGCGGCAAGGGCGCGGCCGTGGTCTTCGACGACGCGGACCTCGACTCGGCGGTCGCCGGGATCGGCACGACGTTCGCCTTCTACAGCGGCCAGATCTGCACGGCCCCCACCCGCGTCCTGGCCCAGCGCGGCATCTACGACCAGCTGGTCACCCAACTGGCCGCGTACATGGGCTACTTGAAGGTCGGCGACCCGACGGTACGGGGCACGGTCGTCGGCCCGGTCATCTCGGCGGCGCACCGCGACCGCATCGAGTCGTACGTCGAACTCGGCCGCAAGGAAGGCGCGACCGTCGTCGCGGGCGGCGAACGCCCCGCCTTCGACAAGGGCTTCTACGTCACGCCCACGCTGCTCGCCGACTGCACGAACGACATGCGGGTGGTACGCGAGGAGATCTTCGGCCCGGTCGTCGTGGTCGTCCCCTTCGACGACGAGGAGGAGGGCATCGCCCTGGCCAACGACAGCGAGTACGGCCTGCTCGACTACGTCTGGTCGGGCGACGTGGCGAAGGCGTTCCGGGTGGCGCGGCAGCTGCGGGCGGGCGGGGTGGGCGTGAACACCATCGGCCGCAACATGGAGGCGCCGTTCGGCGGGTTCAAGCAGAGCGGGGTGGGCCGGGACGTGGGCTCGTACGCGCTGCACGCGTACAGCGAGACGCAGTCGATCGTCTGGCCGGGATAG